The following coding sequences lie in one Alosa sapidissima isolate fAloSap1 chromosome 15, fAloSap1.pri, whole genome shotgun sequence genomic window:
- the ssr3 gene encoding translocon-associated protein subunit gamma produces MAPKGTNKQQSEEDLLLQDFSRNLSAKSTALFYGNALIVSAIPIWLFWRIWHMDLVQSAVLYGVMTLVSTYLVAFAYKNVKFVLKHKVAQKREDAVSKEVTRKLSEADNRKMSRKEKDERILWKKNEVADYEATTFSIFYNNTLFLVLVIVASFFLLKNFNPTVNYILSISASSGLIALLSTGSK; encoded by the exons ATGGCACCCAAAGGCACCAACAAACAGCAGTCCGAGGAGGATCTTCTGCTTCAAGATTTTAGCAGAAATCTCTCCGCTAAATCGACAGCTCTTTTCTACGGCAATGCCCTGATCGTCTCCGCAATTCCTATTT GGTTGTTTTGGAGGATTTGGCACATGGACCTAGTGCAGTCTGCTGTTCTTTACGGCGTTATGACCCTTGTCAGCACATACTTGGTGGCCTTCGCTTACAAGAACGTGAAATTTGTTCTCAAGCACAA GGTTGCCCAGAAGCGGGAGGACGCTGTGTCCAAGGAGGTGACTCGCAAGCTGTCTGAGGCTGACAACAGGAAGATGTCCCGCAAAGAGAAGGATGAGAG GATCTTGTGGAAGAAGAATGAGGTTGCAGATTATGAGGCCACCACCTTCTCCATCTTCTACAACAACACCCTCTTCCTGGTCCTGGTCATCGTAGCCTCCTTCTTTCTGCTCAAGAACTTCAATCCCACTGT TAATTACATTCTGTCCATCAGTGCCTCCTCTGGTCTCATTGCCCTGCTGTCTACTGGATCCAAGTGA